Part of the Salvelinus fontinalis isolate EN_2023a chromosome 1, ASM2944872v1, whole genome shotgun sequence genome is shown below.
GGGGGCACCAAGTCAAaatcgtaggataaataaaggaggcatataagcagacaatgaaagctcttacaatattcaataatttgtcatcaaagtctggcattctctggatttatggtgctttcaagacaactgggaactctgggggtgACCAAAAAAACTAGGTCGAATAATGATGtctgatcttcaggtcggagctccaGAAAGAAGCCCAAATTGGATGACCGttttccccgagttcccagttgtcttgaactcacggaagtctgagatttccgagtttccagttgttccACACTGCTCTAAGCTCCGTCGGACCTCTTTGCTATCGTCTATAGACCCCTTTTTTAAAGGCGCTGCATGGTCATTCCGACGTCTAcattggccgtgcagcatttacggtgatattacctctgcagaagtcagggcattcatacttcttgcgctttgCCGAGCAGTGCAGAGCTGTTTGTTCATACCGGACCTCTCGCCCTCACCTACTGTTAACCAATCATGTCAACgcggagctatacggagccctTCACAATGTAAAAAAATTGAGAGGCACACGGCGATACAGTACGCAGCACCATTCGGCCTCTGTTATCCTCTGGAGGCTTGGTAATTGCGTCACACCATCCATACGGCGCCGccgaccacattttcggatcaagcatcAATTGTCTGTTAGGCGCAGCTGCGTCAGAGCTCTTAAAGGGGAAATTACTTCTTAAAagggcatacagtgccttcagaaagtaatcaTACCCtatgacttattccatattttgttacagcctgaattcaaaatgtataaaaatatttaaaaaatttcacccatctacacacaataccccataatgacaaagtgaaaacatgtttttagatatttttgccaatgtattgaaaattaaatacagaaatgtctAATTTACGTAAATATTCACACCCATGggttaatacatgttagaatcacttttggcagtgactacagctgtgagtctttctgggtaatactcttaagagctttgcacagttggattgtacaatatttgccaattattattttcaaaattcttcaagctttgtcaaattgattgttgatcattgctagacaaccatttaagtcttgccatagattttcaagcagatttaagtcaaaactaacactctggaacattcactgtcttcttggtaaggaactccagtgtagatttggccttgttttagtttattgtcctgctgaaaggttatttaatctcccagtgtcttgtggaaagcagactgaaccaggttttcctccaggATTCTGTGCTCAGcttcatttcattttttttatcctgaaaaactcaccAGTTCTTAactattacaagcatacccataacatgatacagccaccactatgcttgcaaatatggagagtggtacttagtgttgtattggatttgccccaaacatagcactttgtattcaggacaaaaagttacttGCTTTGCCAGATATTTTGCAGTATTTTTGCaaaaaggatgcatgttttggaatatttgtttattttgtaCAGTCTTCCTTCTTTTCCCTTGGTCAAttatgttagttttgtggagtaactacattgttgatccatccccagttttctcctatcacagcaatTGAaccctgtaactgttttaaagtcaccattggcctaatGGGGAAATCTCtgggcggtttccttcctctccgtcaactgagttagggaggacgcctgtatctttgtagtgactgggtgtattggtattccatccaaagtgtaattaataatgtcaccatgctcaaagcgatattcaatgtctgctttattttttttacccatctaccaatagttgtcctttgtgaggcattgggaaacctccctggtcctgtttgaaatgcactgcttgtcagagggaccttacagatatgtgtgggtacagagatgaggtggtcattaaaaaatcatgttaaacactattattgcacagagtgaGTCTGTGCAaaatattatgtgacttgttaagcacatttttattcctgaacttattttgGCTTGCTATAACGGGCTGAataatcttttctttttttaaattcgcctttgatttaaccaggtaggctagttgagaacaagttctcatttacaactgcgatccggccaagataaatcaaagcagtttgacacatacaacaacacatggaatagacaaacatagtcaataataaaGTCTATATACTTTGTGTgcaagggaggtaaggcaataaataggccatggtggcgaagtaattacaatataactATTAACCACTGGAGtgaatagatgtgcagaagatgaatgtgcaggtagagatactggggtgcaaaggagcaagataaataaatacggtattgggatgaggtagttggatgggctatgtaaaggtgcagtgatctgtgagctgctctgacagctggtgcttaaaactagtgagggagaaatgagtctccagcttcagtgattgttttttattttttgcagtttgttccagtcattggcagcagagaactggaaggaaaaggggaataggctttgggggtgacctgtgagatatacctgctggagcgtgtgctaggGGTGGgcgctgctatggtgaccagtgagctgagataaggcggggctttacctagcaaagacttgtagatgacctggagccagttggtttggcgatgaatatgaagcgagggccagccaacgagagcgtacaggtcgcagtggtgggtagtatatggggctttggtgacaaaacggatggcactgtgatagactgcatccaatttgttgagtgttggaggctattttgtaggtgacatcgccgaagtcgagaatCGGTAGCTTTCTATAGCTACTATGCTTCAGCAGTTGGTTACAGGCGATAACGCCTTTTACTATTACAAAGATTGCTCTGTTACAATGTGGTTCAATGGGAAAGATTGTTAGTTTTCCCCAATTTCGTCGAGGGGAATTCCGTCTTATGACGAGTATGTATTTATTTGTGGATGTCAATCATcaatttcgtatgatatgttactacaaattgcaattcgtatAATATGTTACGAAGTCCAATTTGTTGTAGCCAACATTAGTTAGGTGGTTTGCTggctaatgctaacgttagctaggtggatAATGTTAGCTAGGTTAGGGGTTAACGTTAGGCGTTTGGTTAAGGCTAGGGGAAGGGTTAACTAACATGCTAGTAGTTTTAAAGTAGCTGAAAAGTAATAAGttgctaaagttgtctgtgatgagattcgaatGGGCAACCTTTGGGTTGCAAGACATTTGCGTTATAcgcccaccctgaccaaccaccctctttcgtttttgccttaagtaaccttctgtcttaatgtaaccataccaaacgtaacatatcatactaatgagTGTCCCAGATTTACTATGTTAAATcttgtctatgagaccaggctgtcaaCACAACTTACTGAGGCTCATGGAATTTATAAAATTACTgttctctgtgtgttgttgtttgcCTGGCTGCTTCTTGGGTCATGCATTTTTAATGAGTCCTGTCCCCCATTTCTCAAACAGGTTGGAGCACGCCAGGCATGAGTGGTGCACACCTAGGCGAGTGGCAGAGGAGGTCCTTTGACATTTCATCTGGCACCTGCGCACCTGAGCAGACGGCAGACGCCTATCGGGCGCACATCCTCGCCATTCAATATGCATGGGCGAGCTCCCAGCTCTCTCAGGCCGGCACGGCCAGCCTGCTCAGGACTTACTCTGAGCGCTATGCCGCAGTGCTGGACTCGGACGACCCTCGCACGGGGCTTAACAACTATGCAGAGAGCGCACTGCACCTGGCCCGCAGTCAGAGGAACCACAGTGACAAATGGGAGTCGTCCCTGACAACTGCGAATGTGCTGGAGCTGCCATGCGTGCAGAAGATGATTCAGGCTGGGACAGGGGGTGGAAAGTCCCTGGTGGCACCTGCAGATGTTGACGTCACTGTTGGACAAGAGAGCAGAGGCAGCTCCCTGCCTGTTGTTTCCTCCACTGGACTCAGAGCTGCAGAGCCTCCATTCAAACCCCTGGGACCCACATCATGGCCCAAGGCTGCGGGCAACAGCACTTTCAGCAATTTACAGAGTATTACTGCAGAGAGACCAAGAGGCCCTGAGGGATTCCCCAGCCACCCCAATTCCTCTGCTGGCCCCTCAGGAAGTGCTCAGTCTCTGTTTGGCCAGCACTCCTCAGCTCCACCACATCCAAACCCAGGCCCTGAAGCGAACCAATCTGTCTTCTTCAACTCTAACCCCTCCAAGAGGAAGACATTCTATAACTCCTGTGGAGAGAGTGGCAGAGGGGGGGCATCTAGAGGGCAAGACCAAAGTGGTGGTGGCACTAACTTCAAAACGGCAAGGGAGCAGTTTATTGTTGATCAGCAGAAAAAGCACTCCCACCAGCCCCAGAGAGCTCAGCAGCCACCTGGGACGGTGGTTGCCATGGGGAATGCCACGAAGAAGTCACTGGGGGCCAACAGGCCACGGGGGACATTTTCCAAATTTGTGTCCCCAATGCCAAGGCAGGAGGACAAGGAGGGTGGGGTCGGGAGTAACAATGGCCAGGAGACTCAGCCAGTTGACGAGCGTCTGAAAAACTTTGAGCCAAAGATCATCGAGCTGATCATGAGTGAAATTATGGACCACGGGCCGCCCGTAGCCTGGGATGACATTGCTggcctggagtttgccaaagcCACCATCAAGGAGATTGTTGTGTGGCCTATGCTCCGGCCTGACATCTTCACTGGCCTCCGTGGTCCACCCAAAGGCATCCTTCTATTCGGGCCCCCGGGGACAGGAAAAACTCTGATTGGGAAGTGCATCGCTTGCCAGTCAGGTGCCACCTTCTTCAGCATCAGcgcctcctctctcacctcaaagtgggtgggggagggagagaaaatggTGAGAGCACTCTTCGCCATTGCCCGCTGCCACCAGCCAGCAGTCATCTTCATCGACGAGATAGACTCTCTGCTGTCCCAGCGTACGGACGGGGAGCACGAGTCATCCCGGCGGATAAAGACTGAGTTCCTGGTTCAGTTGGACGGGGCGGCCACCTCAGCCGACGACCGTATCCTGGTGGTGGGGGCCACCAACCGCCCTCAGGAGATAGACGAGGCGGCTCGGCGCCGCCTTGCCAAACGCCTCTACATACCCCTTCCCGAGGCAGCCGCAAGACGGCAGATAGTCTCTAGCCTCATGGCCTGCGAGAAAAGCCAGCTGGAAGAGGAAGAGCTGGAGAACGTGGTCACAGGGACGAAGGGCTTTTCCGGGGCCGATATGACAGGACTGTGCCGGGAGGCAGCGCTAGGCCCCATCAGGAGCATCCAGCTCAGTGACATTGCCACCATCACCCCCGACCAGGTGCGGCCCATCCTCCACTGTGACTTCCAGGAGGCCCTGAGGGTCGTGAGGCCCAGCGTCTCAGCCAAAGACCTGGAGCTCTATGAGGAGTGGAACAATACTTTTGGTTGTGGTCGTTGATCAGGGAAGTAGTAATGACTCGCATTATACATATTTGCCATTTACTGCTGTTGGGGAAATATTTAGTTTATGTTGAGTAAATAAAATTGCATTTTAGATTTCCCGCAACAGACTCCACCATAAAATGAGACTATTTTAATAATCTGTCTATGTTAACTTGATTTTTCATTTACTAATCCATGGCACAATGTTTATTTCCAAATATAGGCTATTTGTTTTTCTACACTGTTGATTCACTAAATAAGATATTGGTGTAAGTAATATGTTCctaataaatttgctaaatgtTTTCTATTGCGTTGCACAGCAAACGGGTTTTCCTTTGTAACACAGAGAGGAAATGTGACTGTTTTTCTGAGGACGGATTACGGGAAATATTCCCTATTCACTCCATTAGTTAGCTACCTGTTTATCCAAAGTAGATGAAATCAGGCCTACGTCAGCTTTCAGTTTCTTGTCATCATCAATGTTTGTTAAATGAGGTCTAGTGTCTCCCTGTCACTTGCATATCTTCATCCCTTACAGTTTACATTCAAACTCGACCGTGATCTGGCAAAATTACTCCACCTCAAATTCCATTTGACGAAAGCAGACCTGCCAACACGCACGCATTTTGCGTACCAACTACGCAATTCTCTGTCCGTGTATGCAGGTACGAGATCCGAGTAAAAAGTACGCCGAAATTAATAGGGcctgatttatttatttacattttatttacattttaataaaaaataaatccacTGAGTAAATCTAACATCCGGATTCTCGAGCTGCAACACACAGACGTGTATGGAGTTTGTGTCAACGGACATAGAGATTAAAACATAATTATTCGACGTAGCTACCCGGTGTCTGCGCCTCCTGTTTGTTATGATGCTGAGTTTGCCGAATGTCAACTGTAAGTAAATACATGGAGAAATCCCTTCGACTCCGTGTGTTGTGGAAAGGTAAACACTAATGGTTTCAAGCTAACGTTAGTGAACATAAGATGGAAATTCAGTGGGCTCTAAAGTGCCAGCAGTTCACTCGCATTTGCTAGTGAAAGAAATTAAACGGAAATACGAAAAATAACTTCATTTGTgcgagtgtgatatacagtacatttaaTTCTGCGTCCCATTAGTTGTATTTTACACGTAACATTACGAGGATCGCACAACCTGGTAGACTGTAACGGTAATTATGATCCGAGTCACAAAAAGCATTACAAAGTATAATCAAAAATAAATAGAAATATCTTGGCATTAAATGGAGTCGGGAGTTTAGAAGACTGCGTGATGAAGAATGAATGAGTGTCCGGTATTAGCTATAGAGGCAATGCTTCTAAAATGCCTTTGCACTGGATTTGAGATTTTGTCAATTTCGAAAATCTTAATTGATGTATGCGCTGCAAAGAAATACAATGGGAACCTTTACGTAGGCTGAAACACCGGACTTGTCTAGCGAACAGCGTTCAGATTCCATTTGCGGTAACCAGTTTGCGGTCTGTGTCGATGCGatcatttgtttttgtttgtatgttttcaacattatttagcttTTAGTGTTGATTAGGAACCGTGTCTAAAACTTGTGAGTTGGCCCTAGTGATTGGCCCTGTTTGTAAGGTGACACGCGTTTCTCTGCTTTAGAGACTAAACTTGGGGGCCAAGGCAAGCTGGATCTGAAGACTTTCTATGCAGATGTCAGAAAATAATTGTATTTTGCAGTAGACTACATGTTGCTGAAATTTACATTTGGAGATGTGCTCCTTCAGCATGCAGTGGTCGCTGACATTGCCAAAAGGCAGACTGCCAAGTTCTCATCCCTCAACTTTTTCATGGCATGCTTTCCCTGCATTATTCCTGAGGGAGCCTCTGTTGATCTGGTGGAAGAGGAGTTTAGACTCTAACAGGCAACAACCTTTGAGCAGAGTCTAGTCAACATGCGCACAGATCAGGCCTAGAGAGAAATCGGCACAATgaaaagggcggggggggggctGTGATGCTGGGGATATTGATATTCAGTCTCGTTTCCAAGAACAAAACCCAGTAAAGAGCTTCCCTCAGTACAGACATGCTGAGTGCCCTCGTTACCAAGAAGGTTTCAACGATTGCCAAAGGAACTGTTTGCCACAGAGAAGTCTACCCTGATGCCCTGCTGCGTAAGGCTAAATCTGCTAGCTACCAGGCAAATCTTTTTAGGAAATTATTTCCTGAACATTTGAAGGTCTCCAGAAGATTTGTTCTCACCCACTGTTTCCTATCATAGCTTTTTCGGTTTCATTATGGATAACATGTTTATTTGATACTGATGCTCTTCTTCAAACATTTGTTCTTATCATATCAgagttttaaaaaatgttttatcgtGGATGCGACGTTTGTACATTTTGTACCTAAACAAATAACTTATTAtttgtttaataaaataaaacatctcCAAGAATAAAGGCCCTTTGTCTTCTTTCTAATGATGTCTTGTTAGTGACTTTTACCATATGTGTAAATGGTATGCTGTCAAGAATACTTGATTTGGTACAATTCTATAATTGCGATCAGACCCACAAACAGCGTGCGCACGAGCGTGCAGGGGAAAGAGAACCCCAATTCGGCGCGTGCTATGcaggtgagttgtatctccaatATTTCCGCGTGCGTCTGGTACTCTAAAAAGTTGGACAGGGTTGGCAGGTCTGTGAAAGGCACAAGCATACTCAGACAAACtagctctcgttcaggcaaataaGTGCattcaggctatccggaaggccaaagttagttactttaaggcgcagttctctctctgtggatctaaccccaagaagttctggaaaatggttacagacctggagaataaaccctccctcTCACAGCTgaccatgtcccttaatgttgatgatgtggttgttactgacaaggagcacatggctgagctttttcaatcaccacttcattaattcaggattcctatttgactcagccatgcctccttgcccgtctaacatttcctcatctcccacctcttCTAATGCGACAAGCCCCGATGCTCCTcactctttttcccctgccccactacaaagtttctccctgcaggcggtcactgagtccaaggtgctaaaggagctccttaaacttgacccccaaaaaacatctggatcagatggtttagaccctttcttctttaaggttgctgcccctatcatcacaagcgtatctctgacctttttaaccggtctctcctctctggggaggttcctatTGCTGGAAGTCAGCCACGGTGCATCCTTTATttaagggggagatcaagctgatcctaactgttataggccaatttctattttgccctgtttatcaaaagtgttggaaaaacatgtcaataatcaactgactggctttcttcgTGTTTATAGTATTCTCTCTAGTATGCAATTTGGTTTcagctcaggttatggatgtgtcactgcatcCTTAAAGGTCCTAAATTATGTCACTATTGCCTTTTATTCTAAGCAGTATTGTGCTGCTATTGTTATTGACTAGTCTAATGCTTTTTGATACGGTAGacaattccattcttgtgggccgactaaggagtattggtgtctctgaggggtctttggcctggtttccTAACTACcactctcaaagagtgcagtgtataaattcAGAACATCTGTCTCAGCCActacctgtcaccaagggagtagtCCAAGGCTCGATCCTTGGCCCCACTCTCTTCTCAatatacatcaacaacatagctcaggaagtaggaagctctctcatccatttatacgcAGATGAAAATctaatactcagctggcccctccccggcttttgtgttaaacgctctacaacaaagctgtcTTAGTATCCAACAGGCTTTCTTTACTCTTAACCTTGTTctaaacacctccaaaacaaaggtcatgtggtttggtaagaagaatgcccctctccccaccggtgtgattgctacctctgagggtttagagcttgataCAAGTtattgggagtatggctagacactgtcctctcagcacatatcaaagctgtaggctaaggttaaatctagacttggtttcctctttcataattgctcctctttcacctagctgccaaactaaccctgattcagatgaccattctacccatgctagattacggagacgtaatatatagatcggcaggtaagggtgctctcgagcggctagatgttctttaccattcggccatcagatttgccaccaatgctccttataggacacatcactgcactctatactcccctGGAAATCGGTCATCTCTGTACACCCGTCGCAAGACCAACTAgctgatgcttatttataaaaccctcttaggcctcactcccccctatctgagatacctactgcagccctcatcctccacatacatctgttctgccagtcacattttgTTAAAGGTCCCGAAagaacacacatccctgggtcgctcctcttttcagttcactgcagctagcgactggaacgagctgcaacaaacactcaaactggacagttttatctcttcattcaaagactcaatcatggacacttactgacagttgtggctgcgtcgcctgatgtattgttgtctctaccttcttgccctttgtgctgttgtctatgCCCaattgtttgtaccatgttttgtgctgctgccatgttgtgttgctaccatgttgttgttgttgttgtgttgcttcTATGCTGTGttctcatgtgttgctgccatgctatgttgttgtcttaggtctctctttatgtagtgttgtggtgtctcttgtcgtgatgtgttgtcctatattttaatttttaatccccgtccccgcaggaggccttttggtaggccgtcattgtaaataagaatttgacttaaatcaaataaaaacaaattcTCAAACGGAGAATCCAAAATGTTCCTGAAACATTGACTTAATTAATGGATGGGAGATTCCTGATCTCATAAGGCTTGCCCACTGATCTGCCTTGTATTGCCTCTGCCTGTCACAGTGACCATACGCTATTAAGCTGGTATGTGACAGGAAACAGGAAAACTGTAATTGAATGTTTCTGTAAGAATCCATATTTGAATGATCAAAAAACAAGTACTTTTGGTATCCTGCTCATCTCACTAAGCTATTCAGTTATGTTTCACCAAATGCAAGACTGTCTGTCCTCCCC
Proteins encoded:
- the fignl1 gene encoding fidgetin-like protein 1; amino-acid sequence: MGYNHFSMVQKVILYFSSYNCLLRICGWSTPGMSGAHLGEWQRRSFDISSGTCAPEQTADAYRAHILAIQYAWASSQLSQAGTASLLRTYSERYAAVLDSDDPRTGLNNYAESALHLARSQRNHSDKWESSLTTANVLELPCVQKMIQAGTGGGKSLVAPADVDVTVGQESRGSSLPVVSSTGLRAAEPPFKPLGPTSWPKAAGNSTFSNLQSITAERPRGPEGFPSHPNSSAGPSGSAQSLFGQHSSAPPHPNPGPEANQSVFFNSNPSKRKTFYNSCGESGRGGASRGQDQSGGGTNFKTAREQFIVDQQKKHSHQPQRAQQPPGTVVAMGNATKKSLGANRPRGTFSKFVSPMPRQEDKEGGVGSNNGQETQPVDERLKNFEPKIIELIMSEIMDHGPPVAWDDIAGLEFAKATIKEIVVWPMLRPDIFTGLRGPPKGILLFGPPGTGKTLIGKCIACQSGATFFSISASSLTSKWVGEGEKMVRALFAIARCHQPAVIFIDEIDSLLSQRTDGEHESSRRIKTEFLVQLDGAATSADDRILVVGATNRPQEIDEAARRRLAKRLYIPLPEAAARRQIVSSLMACEKSQLEEEELENVVTGTKGFSGADMTGLCREAALGPIRSIQLSDIATITPDQVRPILHCDFQEALRVVRPSVSAKDLELYEEWNNTFGCGR